Proteins encoded together in one Falco peregrinus isolate bFalPer1 chromosome 2, bFalPer1.pri, whole genome shotgun sequence window:
- the OTOP2 gene encoding proton channel OTOP2 isoform X2 yields MTEEPLRKDSEIRRPNSSMGCGHKDDKASLASSHTASFSHQPHQPHSTPVSKEVWKKGGRMFSILLAVHLALLACTLVSSGAFEKIAVHDYDVFFLLTVMMLIVIIWIIFYLVGTSRCSDAILCKDSHAGPIWLRGGLILFAIFSLVMDVFKIGYYSSFYSCLSAIKIIYPIVQAIFVAVQTYFLWISAKDCVHVHLNVTRCGLMLTLTTNLAVWMSAVTDESVHKAHSKLKKNVTEEIFRWLLKAGMRSSSAEECNCNSQICQIFKNGYFWLYPFNIEYSLFASAMVYVMWKNVGRFIDHQSHHVHRLKFRLFRRTFFVGIVLGLIILVSGLGVLILYEVQVNSSTESSKKSQALSMYYIFNIVCLGLMSLVCIGGSVIYRFDKRDMDRHKNPTRTLDVALLMGAALGQYAISYYSIVAIVASTPRDAISALNLTYALLMIAQHTFQNIFIIEGLHRQPPKEDHKHDSHQKDLYGLTFVNINAVSLRVPDSGSTLAPGTASGAEPIHPSELVRSLTTPKKMNWRRKFLREISMFLLLSNIILWIMPAFGARPQFDNDTELNFYGDSMWPAIVDICLPFGIFYRMHAVASLLEVYIMS; encoded by the exons ATGACTGAAGAGCCTCTGCGGAAGGACAGTGAGATCAGACGCCCCAACTCCAGCATGGGCTGCGGACACAAGGATGACAAAGCCAGCCTGGCTTCGAGCCACACAGCATCTTTCAGCCACCAGCCTCACCAGCCCCACTCCACTCCTGTCTCCAAGGAAGTGTGGAAAAAGGGCGGCCGCATGTTCTCCATCCTGCTGGCTGTGCACTTGGCCCTGCTGGCCTGCACGCTGGTGAGCAGCGGGGCTTTTGAGAAGATCGCCGTGCACGATTACGACGTCTTCTTCCTGCTGACTGTCATGATGCTGATAGTCATCATATGGATCATCTTCTACCTCGTTGGCACCTCCCGGTGCTCAGATGCCATCCTCTGCAAAGACTCCCACGCTGGGCCCATCTGGCTGAGAG GAGGCCTGATCCTGTTCGCCATTTTCAGCCTTGTCATGGATGTGTTCAAGATAGGATATTACTCGAGCTTCTACAGCTGCCTGTCTGCCATCAAAATCATCTACCCCATTGTGCAAGCCATATTCGTGGCCGTCCAG ACGTACTTCCTGTGGATCTCTGCCAAAGACTGTGTCCACGTCCACCTGAACGTTACCAG GTGTGGCTTGATGCTAACGCTGACTACAAACTTAGCGGTGTGGATGTCAGCGGTGACGGACGAGTCCGTTCACAAAGCCCATTCCAAGCTGAAGAAGAATGTGACAGAGGAAATCTTCAGGTGGCTCCTGAAAG CGGGAATGAGAAGTAGCTCAGCCGAAGAATGCAACTGCAACAGCCAAATCTGCCAGATCTTTAAGAACGGCTACTTCTGGCTGTACCCCTTCAACATCGAGTACAGCCTCTTCGCCTCTGCCATGGTCTACGTCATGTGGAAGAACGTCGGACGCTTCATAGATCACCAGTCCCACCACGTTCACCGCTTGAAGTTCAGGCTTTTCCGAAGGACCTTCTTCGTAGGCATCGTGTTGGGCCTCATCATTCTGGTGAGTGGTTTGGGAGTCCTTATTCTTTATGAGGTGCAGGTAAATTCCAGCACTGAATCTAGCAAGAAGAGCCAAGCACTCAGCATGTACTACATCTTCAACATTGTTTGTCTGGGCCTGATGTCTCTTGTCTGCATTGGTGGCTCTGTCATCTACCGGTTTgacaagagagacatggatcGGCACAAGAACCCAACCAGGACCCTGGACGTGGCCCTGCTGATGGGTGCAGCCTTGGGGCAATATGCCATTTCTTACTACTCCATTGTGGCCATCGTAGCCAGCACACCAAGGGATGCTATCAGCGCGCTCAACCTCACCTACGCCCTCCTCATGATTGCTCAGCACACCTTCCAGAACATCTTCATTATCGAAGGTCTTCATAGGCAACCCCCCAAGGAAGACCACAAGCACGATTCTCACCAGAAGGATCTCTACGGACTCACTTTTGTCAACATCAACGCAGTATCCCTCCGTGTGCCCGACAGTGGCAGCACCCTGGCCCCTGGCACTGCCTCTGGTGCTGAACCCATCCATCCTTCCGAGCTCGTGCGGTCCCTCACCACCCCCAAGAAGATGAACTGGAGGAGGAAGTTCTTAAGGGAGATCTCCATGTTCCTCCTGCTGAGCAATATCATA CTCTGGATCATGCCAGCGTTTGGTGCCCGGCCACAGTTTGACAATGACACAGAACTGAACTTCTATGGCGATTCCATGTGGCCGGCCATCGTGGACATTTGCCTGCCCTTTGGGATCTTCTACCGAATGCATGCAGTGGCTAGTTTGCTGGAGGTCTACATCATGTCCTAA
- the OTOP2 gene encoding proton channel OTOP2 isoform X1 yields MTEEPLRKDSEIRRPNSSMGCGHKDDKASLASSHTASFSHQPHQPHSTPVSKEVWKKGGRMFSILLAVHLALLACTLVSSGAFEKIAVHDYDVFFLLTVMMLIVIIWIIFYLVGTSRCSDAILCKDSHAGPIWLRGGLILFAIFSLVMDVFKIGYYSSFYSCLSAIKIIYPIVQAIFVAVQTYFLWISAKDCVHVHLNVTRCGLMLTLTTNLAVWMSAVTDESVHKAHSKLKKNVTEEIFRWLLKAGMRSSSAEECNCNSQICQIFKNGYFWLYPFNIEYSLFASAMVYVMWKNVGRFIDHQSHHVHRLKFRLFRRTFFVGIVLGLIILVSGLGVLILYEVQVNSSTESSKKSQALSMYYIFNIVCLGLMSLVCIGGSVIYRFDKRDMDRHKNPTRTLDVALLMGAALGQYAISYYSIVAIVASTPRDAISALNLTYALLMIAQHTFQNIFIIEGLHRQPPKEDHKHDSHQKDLYGLTFVNINAVSLRVPDSGSTLAPGTASGAEPIHPSELVRSLTTPKKMNWRRKFLREISMFLLLSNIIVSTREEKSLAGWGRGKQTRGRSVCEGKDGEEEVLKGDLHVPPAEQYHTLDHASVWCPATV; encoded by the exons ATGACTGAAGAGCCTCTGCGGAAGGACAGTGAGATCAGACGCCCCAACTCCAGCATGGGCTGCGGACACAAGGATGACAAAGCCAGCCTGGCTTCGAGCCACACAGCATCTTTCAGCCACCAGCCTCACCAGCCCCACTCCACTCCTGTCTCCAAGGAAGTGTGGAAAAAGGGCGGCCGCATGTTCTCCATCCTGCTGGCTGTGCACTTGGCCCTGCTGGCCTGCACGCTGGTGAGCAGCGGGGCTTTTGAGAAGATCGCCGTGCACGATTACGACGTCTTCTTCCTGCTGACTGTCATGATGCTGATAGTCATCATATGGATCATCTTCTACCTCGTTGGCACCTCCCGGTGCTCAGATGCCATCCTCTGCAAAGACTCCCACGCTGGGCCCATCTGGCTGAGAG GAGGCCTGATCCTGTTCGCCATTTTCAGCCTTGTCATGGATGTGTTCAAGATAGGATATTACTCGAGCTTCTACAGCTGCCTGTCTGCCATCAAAATCATCTACCCCATTGTGCAAGCCATATTCGTGGCCGTCCAG ACGTACTTCCTGTGGATCTCTGCCAAAGACTGTGTCCACGTCCACCTGAACGTTACCAG GTGTGGCTTGATGCTAACGCTGACTACAAACTTAGCGGTGTGGATGTCAGCGGTGACGGACGAGTCCGTTCACAAAGCCCATTCCAAGCTGAAGAAGAATGTGACAGAGGAAATCTTCAGGTGGCTCCTGAAAG CGGGAATGAGAAGTAGCTCAGCCGAAGAATGCAACTGCAACAGCCAAATCTGCCAGATCTTTAAGAACGGCTACTTCTGGCTGTACCCCTTCAACATCGAGTACAGCCTCTTCGCCTCTGCCATGGTCTACGTCATGTGGAAGAACGTCGGACGCTTCATAGATCACCAGTCCCACCACGTTCACCGCTTGAAGTTCAGGCTTTTCCGAAGGACCTTCTTCGTAGGCATCGTGTTGGGCCTCATCATTCTGGTGAGTGGTTTGGGAGTCCTTATTCTTTATGAGGTGCAGGTAAATTCCAGCACTGAATCTAGCAAGAAGAGCCAAGCACTCAGCATGTACTACATCTTCAACATTGTTTGTCTGGGCCTGATGTCTCTTGTCTGCATTGGTGGCTCTGTCATCTACCGGTTTgacaagagagacatggatcGGCACAAGAACCCAACCAGGACCCTGGACGTGGCCCTGCTGATGGGTGCAGCCTTGGGGCAATATGCCATTTCTTACTACTCCATTGTGGCCATCGTAGCCAGCACACCAAGGGATGCTATCAGCGCGCTCAACCTCACCTACGCCCTCCTCATGATTGCTCAGCACACCTTCCAGAACATCTTCATTATCGAAGGTCTTCATAGGCAACCCCCCAAGGAAGACCACAAGCACGATTCTCACCAGAAGGATCTCTACGGACTCACTTTTGTCAACATCAACGCAGTATCCCTCCGTGTGCCCGACAGTGGCAGCACCCTGGCCCCTGGCACTGCCTCTGGTGCTGAACCCATCCATCCTTCCGAGCTCGTGCGGTCCCTCACCACCCCCAAGAAGATGAACTGGAGGAGGAAGTTCTTAAGGGAGATCTCCATGTTCCTCCTGCTGAGCAATATCATAGTGAGTACACGTGAAGAGAAGAGTTTggcagggtgggggagagggaagcaaACACGAGGGAGAAGTGTCTGTGAAGgaaaggatggggaggaggaagttCTTAAGGGAGATCTCCATGTTCCTCCTGCTGAGCAATATCATA CTCTGGATCATGCCAGCGTTTGGTGCCCGGCCACAGTTTGA